From the genome of Peptoniphilus sp. ING2-D1G:
CATGCAAGTATCATTATTATGCACATAGCCACTGTCCCGATTTTCCCAAGAAGACCTTCGGCAATATAAATCAGAAGCTCAACCCTTGAAAGACTTTCAATGCCCAGAGATGAAGTCGTAGCACCTATGTAAATAAGACCGCCATATACAAAACAAAGCCCCAAAGCGGCAATTATGGCAGCTTTAACGGTCAAGCTGTATATTTGAGATTTATCGGTGATATTTTTAACCTCATATCCATTTATTATTACGGAAGTAAAGGCGAGGGCGGCTAAGGCGTCCATAGTTTGATATCCCTCTTCGAAACTTCGTGCAAAAACGTTTTTCATTCCTGTATCTATGATATCAGATAAAGGAGAAACCACTCCTTTAACTATCACGACAACAAGTAATAGGATGAGAGTCGGAGTTAATATTGCACCTAAATTATCAACAATATCCGTTGGTCGCAATACAAAAAACAATACTATCGCAAAAAACACCGCTGAAGAAATTATCGGATTCAGATTTTCAAATAATGCCACTTGTAAAAGCTCATATGTAGTTGCTGCAGTTCTCGGGATTGCAAGACCCGGTCCTATGGAAAGTAAAACCAAAGTTCCAAAGAGAAAACCGGACTTATTTCCCAGTTTACCGGTTATGTTTTCAAGATTGCCTCCGGATTTTATAGTGGCTACTACACCCAACATTACAAGTCCTACAGCAGTCAATAAAAATCCTAAAATTGCAGGAATAAATTCCGATCCTACCCACAAACCCAAAGTGGGGGGGAAGATAAGGTTACCGGCTCCGAAAAACATTGAAAAAAGAGCAAATC
Proteins encoded in this window:
- the brnQ gene encoding branched-chain amino acid transport system II carrier protein (This family consists of several bacterial branched-chain amino acid transport proteins which are responsible for the transport of leucine, isoleucine and valine via proton motive force; High confidence in function and specificity), with amino-acid sequence MKKKNLILVSGFALFSMFFGAGNLIFPPTLGLWVGSEFIPAILGFLLTAVGLVMLGVVATIKSGGNLENITGKLGNKSGFLFGTLVLLSIGPGLAIPRTAATTYELLQVALFENLNPIISSAVFFAIVLFFVLRPTDIVDNLGAILTPTLILLLVVVIVKGVVSPLSDIIDTGMKNVFARSFEEGYQTMDALAALAFTSVIINGYEVKNITDKSQIYSLTVKAAIIAALGLCFVYGGLIYIGATTSSLGIESLSRVELLIYIAEGLLGKIGTVAMCIIMILACLTTAIGLTSTFSSFFERMTNGKINYSTWAIIASVFSGLMAVRGVETIVKISVPVLSMMYPISIVLVVLNLFDEKPYIKRYTYIGGVIGALLPTISSILSSIGITPGFLDAFYGLFPETVQSFVWMIPAIVFAMTGTLLEKD